From Bactrocera oleae isolate idBacOlea1 chromosome 4, idBacOlea1, whole genome shotgun sequence:
cagccacaaaaaaaaaaaaacggcagTCACACTATGTAATTACCATAATGAATTTTCGCAAAACATAAAACCGGTTTGGaccatatttttattgttgtgctATTGGTTCTTAAATTAACTTTTGCTACTGACTTCCCCCAAACGCATACGACAACGATGCGCCGCACCGCAGTACGCCAAATACCAGCGACGAGACAGCTAACGCCAATCAACAACATCCGCGTTCGTATAAATTTCAAACGCGCACGCTTCAAAACTATTTTCCTAATTCGtttcattaatcaaaaacgtcATGAAGTGCCAAAACGTTCAGCGTCGCCGCTGTCGACGCCAAGAAGTGTCAACATCAACAGCCGCGCCACGATCACTGCCAACATTTATAGCAACTGCCGCTGCCAGCACAATCTCAACTATTTGTTGCTGCATTTGGCTGTTGCTCATGCACGCACCCGCCCCCACCCAGACGCGTCGTCTGCAACGCTGCGAACTCGCCGGCCAATTATACATATTGGATGTGCCGAAATCGGAGCTGTCGCTGTGGCTGTGCATTGCCCATTACGAGAGTCGCTACAACACGCATGTGGTGGGCAATCGCAATGCGGACGGCTCCAGCGACTATGGACTCTTTCAGATCAGCAGTCGCTATTGGTGTCAACCGGACAATGGCACCAAATATTATGCGTTCAATGAGTGCAATGTCAAATGTAGCGCTTTGCTGCTGGATGACATAACCGAGGCGGTGGCGTGCGCCAGGACCATACAACGGCGACAGGGTTGGAGCGCTTGGAGCGTATATTCGGTGTATTGTAATCGTACGCTCAATGAAGTGGATGCTTGTTTTGATGGCGATTCCGTAGAGGTGAATGTGAAGGGAAGtgttgagaaataaaaaatttctaagaAGTAATAAAGTGTGAGTTTACCCAATGTGTTcactgtttatattatataaataaaatattaaaattttataatcaaaACTACATAACTCGTTGTGTTTTATAGAGTCAGTGCGAAATTCAGGCTTTAATCATAGATATTACGCAGTGAAACTGAAAACTTTAGGTGTCTTCTTTTTCTTGTcagatttttcataaattaaattcaaattcattACATTCTCCGACAGCAACTAGAGACAGCTTAAAATACTTCTGTCTTGCATTATTTATCCCATAAGCGATCCTCTATATTTTGGAGTTTAGAACACAATAAATATCATTCTTCAATAATTGATTTAACAAAAGATCGCTTtcaggaaaataaaatattgaattaggAATATTGCAGCAAatgaatttagatatctttttaaagattatatcaaattttaagGTTAAGTTGGACATAGTTGAGTTCCGACGAAAACAATTGACAATTGGAAATATCGagatctaaacaatatgttaaCCTCCCAAATTAAGAATATGTAACCCTTAACAATGCAATGGACTTATTGTTCTCTTATATTCTATTCAATATTATTGTTTCGGTAGAGAAATTCAATTGACAATTTTATTTCCACAATCTCAACCTGAACCAACCAAATCCAAATGGACTTTTTTCGAGTACTGTTCCGACTTCAGAACAGAAGCGGTTGGAGCAATTTATTTGATCAAATATTTCTTTGGTCCAACCAGCGTTGCAGATTTCATCATATCATATAATATTGAATCATCATATGCCGTCCAAATGTTGATACTTTTTTTatggaattttgaaaattattttttcttttcaaaatatatgtattagttGAATTTCTTCTGATTTTGACACCGTCCATTATTTCGCACCATAAATGATATCTTcaattttggtatttatttattttactttatcgAGAGTATTTTACTTTTGAAGAGCCTACTGAGTACAAAACAGAACTTGTTATCAAGAATACTTCGATGGTATATTTCAATTGATAAAGGTTCCAATGTTGGTTCGGAACTTTAAGGTTGTGAATATTACATATCCTTGGGAACCTAGTCGCTAATGTTTTGACTGTTTCGACTTCAAAAGAGACAGATTTTGTTCTCACATTGTTCAATaccagatatacatatgtatgtatttgtctaTTTAGGTATTCCAAATTAAATGAGATAGAACTAAAGGCACTTTTTTAGAAAGGATTATACTTTGAGAATTGTAATGGGATCCCACACTAAACATGAAAACATCATCTATATTAAACGATTAACGATTCTGTTAGTGGTAGTTAAAGGGTGTAAAAGTTGATTTTAAAGTCGCTGAGGAGCAAGAAAGCATCGATGAGGTATGGGAATATTGGATAGGTTTTGTTATATTAAAAAGAATGATGCCGTGACAAAAGTCAATAAGAATCTTacttgaaaaactaaaaataaggtCCGTTGTGTTGCATGAAACTCCTAAGTATTCACCATCAAGACGCTCATAGATCGACAAAGCGTTTAGTGTCTGttacaaatttgttgaaatgTTTATAGATATTACCGAccagtataacctaacctaaccaatTGATATCAACAACATTCATTACTTTGTCGACATAAAATCTTAAGAAAACTCAGTACATTTATCAAGCTCCAAACATATACATCCTCTATATTTTGACTGGATTTTAAGAGCGCTTCGAAAAGTGAAACGAAGTTCTTTTTCACGTGGCCTGCACCAAAACAATGCTGCTTGAGCAAACCTTTCATTTGCTATTAATTTTTCGgaaactatataatttttttttcaacaatataTCCTACAAATCGCAAATTTATAGCGTATTTTTGTCTTCTCAATAGTCAAATTGaacagtaaatatattttgtatacaatttgAAGACAAAATCTTACAACTAATTGATTCTTTAGGCATTTAGCGCATTCCAAAACGTTTAAATAGGATAGACAACCGATTTTCCGCCTCACAGATTTAAATCAGTTTGTTACATGCCTCATTTCAGGTTCTCAGATGTAAACATCACTAAAT
This genomic window contains:
- the LOC106614164 gene encoding lysozyme 1, producing the protein MKCQNVQRRRCRRQEVSTSTAAPRSLPTFIATAAASTISTICCCIWLLLMHAPAPTQTRRLQRCELAGQLYILDVPKSELSLWLCIAHYESRYNTHVVGNRNADGSSDYGLFQISSRYWCQPDNGTKYYAFNECNVKCSALLLDDITEAVACARTIQRRQGWSAWSVYSVYCNRTLNEVDACFDGDSVEVNVKGSVEK